From Nitrospirota bacterium, the proteins below share one genomic window:
- a CDS encoding ATP-binding protein encodes MTRRISLQSLITLSVLTIGLLSGTIGLAYAYWQAKLSLQASIGLTFQELARQSADKVGLILAKEIEWVERLSALPDVQSAARQGSRLVLDRPAFHEWREEQRQYFRSLVVIDRQGRSVGGVTSDAARTYYQRQPWWPVVFEQRRPWAGDLRVDESGRGFWEIAAPIIDEDGAALGALKVVIGKDELFASVLRSRIGETGHVMLVGERGEVLACPVLPPAWHRKAAGIQALRDRSGRVRRGAAWLEVESDTHGSRGSIVGIAPVSLPSEIAPDGIWYILVRQDPRETYAPLVALTWKLAAFWVGAVGLVALFRWRLARRIVKPINALVDHVRSIGQGPLPKPLATPPSGIVEIDTLAASFADLTERLERASQESQRYVRELEKANREMATSEAHYRMLWNHSVDAKLLVDAARIVQGANRRAEMKLGRRAEELVGMQAEHLFVEADRAVFLEAIRKVLETGEENTAADLRVRTPDGAVLVMETDLVLVEPVGAGASVMLQLSDVTEKKQLERQLLRSERLASLSQFASMFAHDIRNPLAGIKKTLELLGQREELQAEPQRRWFQDLRFTTDLLLGMINDMLDVYQESYSGLPLITSRFSVNAALGEVVQLFRSEAEARDVIIRLRVPHEEVWMTADRRRFQRVAMNLIHNALKYSPPESRITVTLEAQPEVDLRAEGPGRAESAVLIRVEDEGPGIEPEDLPHLFEMFFRKKDGRDLRIGRGLGLHFCWLVAEAHHGRIWAANRAEGGAVFSILLPANQEAPCLSPL; translated from the coding sequence ATGACCAGGCGGATCAGTCTCCAAAGTCTGATCACGCTCTCAGTCCTTACGATCGGTCTGCTCTCGGGCACGATCGGTCTCGCGTATGCCTACTGGCAGGCGAAGCTCTCCCTCCAGGCTTCGATCGGTCTGACGTTCCAGGAACTCGCTCGCCAAAGCGCCGACAAGGTCGGATTGATTCTGGCCAAAGAGATCGAATGGGTCGAACGCTTGAGTGCCTTGCCGGATGTGCAGAGCGCCGCAAGGCAAGGGTCCAGGCTGGTCCTTGATAGACCCGCGTTTCACGAATGGCGCGAGGAACAGCGCCAATACTTCCGCTCTCTGGTGGTGATCGATCGTCAGGGACGCTCGGTCGGAGGAGTGACGAGCGACGCGGCGAGGACCTACTATCAACGCCAGCCGTGGTGGCCTGTCGTGTTCGAGCAGCGACGTCCCTGGGCCGGGGACCTCAGGGTCGATGAATCGGGGCGCGGCTTCTGGGAGATTGCGGCGCCGATCATCGACGAAGACGGCGCGGCGCTCGGCGCGCTGAAGGTCGTCATCGGCAAGGACGAACTCTTCGCGTCGGTCTTGCGCAGCCGGATCGGGGAGACGGGCCACGTGATGCTGGTCGGAGAGCGGGGGGAAGTCTTGGCCTGTCCCGTGCTCCCACCGGCGTGGCATCGAAAGGCGGCGGGCATACAGGCGCTGCGCGACCGATCTGGCCGCGTAAGGCGGGGCGCCGCATGGCTTGAGGTGGAAAGCGATACGCACGGGAGTCGCGGCAGTATCGTGGGGATCGCGCCCGTCTCGTTGCCGTCCGAGATCGCGCCGGACGGGATCTGGTACATCCTGGTGAGGCAGGATCCTCGGGAGACCTACGCTCCGTTGGTCGCGCTGACGTGGAAGCTCGCCGCGTTCTGGGTCGGCGCGGTCGGCCTCGTGGCCCTGTTCCGCTGGCGTTTGGCGCGTCGCATCGTCAAGCCGATCAATGCGCTGGTGGATCACGTGCGGTCGATCGGGCAAGGGCCTCTCCCCAAGCCGCTCGCCACCCCGCCCTCGGGGATTGTGGAGATCGACACCTTGGCGGCCAGTTTCGCTGATTTGACCGAACGGTTGGAGCGCGCATCCCAAGAGAGCCAACGCTATGTGCGGGAATTGGAAAAAGCGAATCGCGAGATGGCGACGTCCGAAGCGCACTACCGCATGCTCTGGAACCATTCGGTCGATGCCAAGCTGCTCGTCGATGCCGCGCGGATCGTGCAAGGCGCGAATCGCCGGGCTGAGATGAAGCTGGGCCGGCGGGCCGAAGAGTTGGTCGGTATGCAGGCGGAGCATCTGTTCGTCGAAGCGGACCGCGCGGTTTTCCTGGAGGCCATTCGGAAAGTTTTGGAGACCGGCGAAGAGAACACGGCGGCGGACCTGCGGGTGCGGACGCCGGACGGCGCCGTCCTGGTGATGGAAACGGATCTCGTTCTTGTCGAGCCGGTCGGGGCCGGCGCCTCCGTCATGCTGCAATTGAGCGATGTGACCGAGAAGAAGCAGTTGGAGCGGCAACTGTTGCGTTCCGAGCGGCTCGCCTCGCTCAGTCAGTTCGCCTCAATGTTCGCGCACGACATCAGGAACCCCCTGGCGGGGATCAAGAAAACGCTGGAGCTGCTCGGCCAGCGGGAAGAACTGCAGGCCGAACCCCAGCGGCGCTGGTTTCAGGACCTTCGGTTTACCACGGACCTGTTGCTGGGCATGATCAACGACATGCTGGATGTCTATCAGGAAAGCTATTCCGGTCTCCCGCTCATTACCTCCCGGTTCTCGGTCAATGCGGCGTTGGGGGAGGTGGTGCAACTGTTCCGGAGCGAAGCGGAAGCGAGAGATGTGATCATCCGTCTGCGGGTGCCGCATGAGGAGGTCTGGATGACGGCCGACCGTCGCCGGTTTCAGCGGGTCGCCATGAATTTGATCCACAATGCGCTCAAGTACTCGCCGCCGGAAAGCCGGATCACGGTCACGCTCGAGGCGCAACCTGAAGTCGACCTGCGCGCGGAAGGACCCGGCCGGGCCGAGTCGGCGGTGCTGATCCGGGTCGAGGATGAGGGGCCGGGGATCGAACCCGAAGACTTGCCGCACCTGTTCGAGATGTTTTTCCGCAAGAAGGACGGCCGCGACCTGCGGATCGGGCGGGGTCTGGGGCTGCACTTCTGCTGGCTGGTGGCGGAGGCCCATCACGGCCGGATCTGGGCGGCGAATCGCGCCGAGGGCGGGGCGGTGTTCTCGATCCTCCTGCCGGCCAATCAAGAGGCGCCATGCCTATCACCCTTGTGA
- a CDS encoding response regulator produces the protein MAHVLIIDDELPVRTVLRALLEREGHTVLDAPDGRVGLALLRTSSVDLVLTDIFMPEKDGIEVIMEIKRRWPHSKIIAITGGGQTGQTELIPAALLLGATRMLQKPIAKQALIDAVTEALADRAVGGA, from the coding sequence ATGGCGCACGTGTTGATCATCGACGACGAGCTTCCTGTGCGGACGGTGCTCCGCGCCCTCTTGGAGCGCGAAGGGCACACCGTTCTGGACGCACCTGACGGTCGGGTCGGCCTCGCTCTACTCCGGACGTCCTCGGTGGACCTTGTGCTGACCGATATTTTCATGCCGGAAAAAGACGGGATCGAAGTCATCATGGAAATCAAACGCCGCTGGCCTCATTCGAAAATCATCGCGATCACGGGCGGGGGGCAAACCGGCCAGACGGAATTGATCCCGGCTGCGCTTCTGTTGGGCGCCACGCGAATGTTGCAGAAGCCGATCGCCAAGCAAGCGCTCATCGACGCGGTCACCGAAGCGCTCGCAGACCGGGCCGTCGGCGGGGCTTAG
- a CDS encoding response regulator has product MARILVVDDEQSIRDLLDTILRRRGHDVLLADQGQKALELFQRERPHVVILDLHMPGMNGIAALKQFRTIDAQTPVIILTGVGTEAMEQQARTLGVTDFLQKGFSLHALGSALDRALKQANPATSSSPSAAPSTAKR; this is encoded by the coding sequence ATGGCCAGGATTCTAGTGGTGGACGACGAACAAAGCATCCGGGATCTGCTCGATACCATCTTGCGTCGGCGCGGGCACGATGTGCTGTTGGCCGACCAAGGCCAGAAAGCCCTGGAACTGTTCCAGCGAGAACGGCCGCATGTCGTGATCCTGGATCTTCACATGCCGGGCATGAACGGGATCGCCGCGCTCAAGCAGTTCCGGACGATCGACGCGCAGACACCGGTGATCATTCTGACCGGTGTCGGGACCGAAGCCATGGAACAACAGGCTCGGACGCTCGGAGTGACGGACTTTCTGCAAAAGGGCTTCTCGCTCCATGCCCTCGGAAGCGCACTCGACCGGGCGCTGAAACAAGCGAATCCTGCGACTTCATCGTCTCCTTCCGCGGCGCCTTCGACGGCAAAGCGCTAG
- a CDS encoding PilZ domain-containing protein, producing MINRRQHTRYKVAFPSTFHGERVDGEGTVVDISTGGCRITSEAAVFTGDYIGIAIQLSGETAVLTVDLAAVRWSIGKEFGVEFIRIKADHQERLRAIVAQMEQASAHRQEIASGSPDAVVAEECPNQQ from the coding sequence ATGATCAATCGACGCCAACACACACGCTACAAGGTCGCCTTTCCGAGCACGTTTCATGGAGAGCGGGTCGACGGGGAAGGGACCGTCGTCGACATCTCGACCGGCGGTTGCCGGATCACGAGCGAGGCCGCCGTCTTCACCGGCGACTACATCGGGATCGCCATCCAGCTCTCCGGCGAGACCGCTGTCCTGACCGTGGACTTGGCCGCCGTGCGCTGGTCGATCGGCAAAGAGTTCGGCGTCGAATTCATCCGCATAAAAGCGGACCACCAAGAGCGCCTGCGCGCCATTGTCGCGCAGATGGAGCAAGCCTCCGCGCACCGGCAAGAAATCGCCTCCGGGAGCCCCGATGCGGTCGTCGCCGAGGAGTGTCCGAATCAGCAATAG
- a CDS encoding response regulator transcription factor, with amino-acid sequence MPITLVIAEDQRLFRQSLRLLLEREPDLSVLGEATDGREAFDLVTQLKPDMVLMDVDMPKLDGVTATRLIRGCLPETKVLMLSVHDDDARIVAAVRAGACGYILKDADHQEFLRIIRASARGEAVLSPFMPDGFARTAFAAMNRVRAEEPGGLAALTEREREILAFAAAGRGNKEIADQLCVSADTVKTHLHHIYRKLGVTGRVEAVLAYLNAN; translated from the coding sequence ATGCCTATCACCCTTGTGATCGCCGAGGATCAGCGGCTGTTTCGACAGAGCCTGCGCCTGCTGCTGGAACGGGAACCCGACCTGTCCGTGCTCGGTGAGGCCACGGACGGCCGGGAGGCGTTCGACCTCGTCACGCAGCTCAAGCCCGATATGGTGCTGATGGACGTGGACATGCCGAAGCTCGACGGCGTGACCGCCACACGGTTGATCCGCGGCTGCCTGCCGGAGACCAAAGTGTTGATGCTCTCCGTGCACGACGATGATGCGCGGATCGTCGCGGCGGTCCGGGCCGGAGCCTGCGGCTATATTCTCAAGGACGCCGATCACCAGGAGTTCCTCCGGATCATCCGGGCAAGCGCGCGGGGCGAAGCGGTGCTTTCGCCCTTCATGCCGGACGGGTTCGCGCGGACGGCCTTCGCCGCCATGAACCGGGTCCGCGCGGAGGAGCCCGGCGGACTCGCGGCGCTCACCGAGCGGGAACGCGAGATCCTGGCGTTTGCCGCTGCGGGGCGCGGGAACAAGGAAATCGCCGACCAGTTGTGCGTCTCCGCCGACACGGTCAAGACCCATCTGCACCACATCTACCGCAAACTCGGCGTGACAGGGCGCGTCGAAGCGGTTCTCGCGTACCTGAACGCCAACTAA
- a CDS encoding PAS domain S-box protein codes for MGIFLLDLFAPPGSAVWMLYLLALWLAFRSSNRRFPLTIAVVCTGLIAAGYVLSTPEEPVRFALINRALGVLALWTLAMLVRQRADMEDRLADSERRVRLLADAAPVMIWAAGPDTQCTFFNKPWLDFTARTMAEELGNGWARGVHPEDRDRCFATYLGAVEAREPFRMEYRLRRADGDYRWILDTGAPLFSSDGSYAGHVGSCIDISDYRLAQDTLEDRIREREALFASFMDHLPAFAWVKAPDGRYVYANKYFCEVFGLKSDKVLGRTDTELFPPDTAKQFVENDRYVLTTDQELQTIETFRIDGRQRYGLVRKFPIRDGGAIRLVGGVAIDMTEAKLAEEALRESRERFSSAFRDAAIGMALVGPDGRWLQVNRALCRIVGYSEEELLATTFQAITHPDDLDADLAYVNQMLRGEIPTYQMEKRYFHKRGHIVWILLSVSLVRDQEGKPLYFISQIQDITQRKLALEQLQAAHDRLRDMTRKLVAAEEEERRRLSRELHDEFGQALTCLKFDLVAVIKSLSQGGAAVQPAEVTDKVRAMANLVDDIIESTRRIATGLRPSILDELGLAAAVGWQAHHFQTRTGIVCETIIDPRLAQSPVEATLSTTIFRILQELLTNVQRHAQATRVRIALFEKENALVLSVQDNGKGIEPARTSGSATLGIRGIQERVALLSGEFSLHGDPGRGTSVEVKLPRREATRPEGPGR; via the coding sequence TTGGGGATTTTCCTGTTGGATCTCTTTGCTCCGCCTGGTTCTGCGGTCTGGATGCTCTATCTCCTCGCTTTGTGGCTTGCTTTTCGGTCTTCGAATCGGCGGTTCCCTCTCACGATCGCCGTCGTCTGCACCGGCCTGATTGCAGCGGGCTATGTCCTGTCCACGCCCGAAGAGCCTGTCCGGTTTGCGCTCATCAACCGCGCGTTGGGCGTGCTCGCCCTGTGGACGCTGGCGATGTTAGTTCGTCAGCGAGCCGACATGGAAGACCGACTCGCGGACAGCGAACGACGTGTTCGGCTCTTGGCCGACGCGGCACCGGTCATGATCTGGGCGGCCGGTCCCGATACGCAATGCACCTTCTTCAACAAGCCGTGGCTGGACTTTACCGCTCGCACCATGGCCGAGGAATTAGGAAACGGCTGGGCCCGGGGAGTGCACCCCGAAGACCGCGATCGCTGCTTCGCTACATATCTAGGCGCGGTCGAGGCGCGCGAGCCGTTCCGGATGGAGTATCGTCTCAGGCGGGCGGACGGCGACTATCGATGGATACTGGATACCGGCGCTCCGTTGTTCTCGTCCGACGGATCGTATGCAGGACACGTCGGGTCCTGCATCGATATCTCGGACTATCGGCTCGCGCAGGACACGTTGGAAGACCGGATCCGCGAGCGCGAAGCCCTCTTCGCGTCGTTCATGGACCACCTCCCGGCCTTCGCGTGGGTGAAGGCCCCCGACGGACGCTACGTCTATGCGAACAAATATTTTTGCGAGGTCTTCGGGCTCAAGTCCGACAAAGTGCTCGGACGCACCGACACAGAGCTGTTCCCGCCTGATACCGCGAAGCAATTCGTGGAGAACGACCGGTACGTCCTGACCACCGACCAAGAACTCCAGACCATCGAAACGTTTCGGATCGACGGCCGACAACGTTACGGCTTGGTCCGCAAGTTTCCGATTAGGGACGGGGGCGCGATACGACTGGTCGGCGGCGTCGCCATCGATATGACCGAGGCGAAGCTGGCGGAAGAGGCGCTGCGGGAGAGCCGGGAACGATTCAGCAGCGCGTTTCGCGACGCGGCCATCGGCATGGCTCTGGTCGGCCCGGACGGCCGGTGGCTCCAGGTGAATCGGGCCCTTTGCCGAATCGTCGGGTATTCGGAAGAGGAGCTGCTGGCGACCACGTTCCAGGCCATCACTCACCCGGACGACCTCGACGCCGATCTGGCATACGTGAACCAGATGTTGCGTGGCGAGATCCCCACCTACCAAATGGAAAAGCGGTATTTTCACAAGCGTGGCCACATCGTCTGGATTCTCCTGAGCGTGTCTCTCGTTCGCGACCAGGAGGGAAAGCCGCTCTATTTCATCTCTCAGATTCAGGACATCACCCAGCGCAAGCTGGCACTGGAACAACTCCAGGCCGCGCATGACCGGCTGCGCGACATGACCCGCAAGCTCGTGGCCGCCGAGGAAGAAGAACGGCGACGGCTGTCACGCGAACTGCATGATGAGTTCGGACAGGCCCTGACCTGTCTGAAATTCGACCTGGTGGCGGTGATCAAGAGCCTCTCCCAGGGCGGAGCCGCCGTTCAACCCGCTGAGGTGACGGACAAAGTCCGCGCCATGGCGAACCTGGTCGACGACATTATTGAATCGACCCGGCGGATCGCCACCGGCCTCCGACCAAGCATTCTGGATGAACTGGGTCTGGCGGCCGCCGTCGGGTGGCAGGCGCACCACTTCCAGACCCGCACCGGCATCGTCTGCGAGACAATCATCGATCCGCGGCTCGCGCAATCTCCCGTCGAGGCGACCCTCTCCACCACGATCTTTCGTATCCTTCAAGAGTTGCTGACCAACGTGCAACGGCATGCCCAGGCGACCCGTGTACGCATCGCTCTATTCGAGAAAGAGAATGCGCTGGTCTTGTCCGTGCAGGACAACGGCAAGGGCATCGAACCGGCCCGGACCAGCGGATCGGCGACGCTCGGTATCCGAGGCATTCAAGAGCGGGTGGCGCTGCTCAGCGGCGAGTTTTCACTGCACGGGGACCCGGGACGGGGCACGTCGGTGGAGGTGAAGCTTCCCCGCCGGGAAGCAACGAGGCCGGAGGGGCCTGGGCGATGA
- a CDS encoding response regulator transcription factor produces MSLKHILVADDHAILRQGLKQVLAEEFGDAFIGETGSGQEALEKLRSQRWDLMILDINLPDKSGLDVIKEAKAVQPLLPVIVLSIYPEDQYAVRALKAGAAAYLNKEAAPDELVNAVKTVAQGRRYVSARLARELAKNAGDEPAAPPHATLSDREFQVLSLIAKGKTLKEVAETLGLSSKTVSTYRARLLAKLSLPTTASLIRYAIEQRLVE; encoded by the coding sequence ATGAGCTTGAAGCACATCCTTGTCGCGGACGACCACGCGATTCTCCGGCAAGGATTGAAACAGGTGCTGGCCGAGGAGTTCGGCGACGCCTTCATCGGGGAGACGGGCTCCGGACAGGAAGCCTTGGAAAAACTCCGATCCCAACGATGGGATCTCATGATCTTGGACATCAACCTGCCCGACAAGAGCGGGCTGGATGTCATCAAAGAGGCGAAGGCCGTGCAGCCTCTCTTGCCGGTGATCGTGTTGAGCATCTATCCGGAAGATCAGTACGCCGTGCGCGCGCTCAAAGCAGGAGCGGCGGCGTATCTGAACAAGGAAGCGGCCCCGGATGAGCTGGTCAACGCCGTGAAGACCGTGGCGCAGGGTAGGAGATACGTCAGCGCCAGGCTGGCCCGCGAGTTGGCCAAGAACGCCGGCGACGAACCCGCCGCGCCGCCGCACGCAACCCTGTCCGATCGTGAATTTCAGGTCCTGAGCTTGATCGCCAAGGGCAAAACCCTCAAAGAAGTCGCCGAGACGCTGGGACTCAGCAGCAAGACCGTCAGCACGTATCGCGCTCGCTTGCTGGCCAAGCTCAGCCTGCCGACAACGGCCTCGTTGATCCGGTACGCCATCGAGCAAAGGCTAGTCGAATAG
- a CDS encoding ATP-binding protein, with protein MDHPSPDKTAAQVETPLVSSTGYNRYQLILLHTLVTIVLCYQLLFSKDPLLHSTVLDLVALALIGTIIGLSVLPRSLWATRWLVWALVLFDTGITTVAIYLSGHASSNFYVAYFLIMLIAAFAPTLSQMLGLSVILCLSYGVMLYLETGELGVLGESHWLQIPILLILAIFYGSTNESARKLSRDKTLLVEQISERKRAEKALRESEERYRRLVEVSPYAIFITRRHRIVFMNQACYRLLKATSPDQIIGRSPFDFFDPEDDPAVNDTFRRALGEGRHLPLIERRILCLDGTVITAELAVSPLTDHASAAMQVILHDITERKHLEEQVRQSKKMEAVGQLAGGVAHDFNNMLTIIAGHGDLLAEDSTLTDDQRRSIEQIRQACIRASSLTAQLLAFSRRQVMQPKVLNLNDVVANMEPMLRPLVGEHITLFTVLSPGLGHVRADPNQLEQVLINLTMNARDAMPDGGTLTIETGGCDLDEDVISRQRLDARPGRYVSLRVADTGVGMDEDTLTRIFEPFFTTKPKGKGTGLGLSTVYGIIKQSGGSIAVCSRPDQGASFTIYLPRVEEPVCADITGTESPDAFEGTETVLVAEDEPGVRSLVRDSLRLKGYTVLEAGNGTEALALAERHSGPIHLLLTDVIMPQMNGRELSERLKARRPGLKVLFMSGYTDDAVLRHGVVTEDLPFIQKPFTPSALAGKMRNVLDARDAKPASAIR; from the coding sequence ATGGATCATCCGTCGCCCGACAAGACCGCCGCTCAGGTCGAGACCCCGCTCGTTTCCTCGACAGGTTACAACCGCTACCAACTGATCCTCCTCCATACTCTCGTCACCATCGTCCTCTGCTACCAGCTTCTGTTCAGCAAAGATCCGCTGCTTCACTCCACCGTTCTGGACCTTGTTGCCCTCGCGCTCATCGGCACGATCATCGGATTGAGCGTCCTGCCGCGGAGCCTGTGGGCCACACGGTGGCTCGTCTGGGCGCTGGTCTTGTTCGACACCGGCATCACCACCGTGGCCATCTACCTATCCGGACACGCGAGCTCCAACTTCTACGTGGCGTATTTCCTGATCATGCTCATCGCCGCTTTCGCCCCGACCTTGTCACAAATGCTCGGCCTCTCGGTGATCCTCTGCCTCTCGTACGGCGTCATGCTGTACCTGGAGACCGGTGAACTCGGCGTCCTGGGCGAGAGCCATTGGCTCCAGATCCCCATTCTGCTGATTCTGGCCATCTTCTACGGGAGCACCAACGAGAGTGCGCGAAAGCTCAGCCGCGACAAGACCCTGCTAGTCGAGCAGATCAGCGAGCGCAAACGCGCCGAAAAGGCGCTCCGCGAGAGCGAGGAGCGCTATCGCCGCCTCGTGGAAGTCTCGCCGTACGCTATCTTCATCACCAGACGCCATCGCATCGTCTTCATGAATCAAGCGTGCTATCGGCTCTTGAAGGCCACCAGTCCGGACCAGATCATCGGGCGCTCGCCGTTCGACTTCTTCGATCCGGAAGACGATCCCGCCGTCAACGACACATTCCGCCGGGCGCTCGGGGAAGGACGACATCTCCCGTTGATCGAGCGACGGATCCTGTGTCTTGACGGAACGGTCATCACCGCCGAACTCGCCGTCTCTCCCCTGACCGATCACGCTTCCGCGGCGATGCAGGTAATCCTCCACGACATTACCGAACGCAAGCACCTGGAAGAGCAGGTCCGCCAGTCCAAGAAAATGGAAGCCGTGGGACAGCTCGCAGGCGGCGTCGCGCACGATTTCAACAACATGCTCACCATCATCGCCGGGCACGGCGATTTGTTGGCCGAAGACTCGACGCTGACTGATGATCAGCGCCGCAGCATCGAACAAATCAGGCAGGCCTGCATACGAGCCTCCTCGCTCACCGCTCAACTGTTGGCCTTCAGCCGGCGGCAAGTGATGCAGCCGAAGGTCTTGAACCTCAATGACGTCGTCGCCAACATGGAGCCGATGCTGCGACCGCTGGTCGGCGAACACATCACCCTGTTCACCGTCCTGTCGCCGGGCTTGGGCCATGTCAGGGCCGATCCGAACCAGCTCGAGCAGGTGCTGATCAATCTGACCATGAACGCCCGCGACGCGATGCCAGACGGCGGGACCCTGACCATCGAAACCGGCGGCTGTGACCTGGATGAGGACGTGATCAGTCGGCAACGCCTCGACGCCCGGCCGGGTCGATATGTGTCGCTTCGCGTGGCCGACACGGGAGTCGGCATGGACGAGGACACCCTCACCCGAATCTTCGAACCCTTCTTCACCACGAAACCGAAAGGCAAGGGGACCGGATTGGGCTTGTCCACCGTGTACGGCATCATCAAGCAGAGCGGCGGCAGCATCGCAGTGTGCAGCAGACCCGACCAGGGCGCCTCTTTCACCATCTATCTGCCCCGGGTTGAAGAGCCCGTCTGCGCGGACATCACGGGCACCGAGTCACCCGACGCCTTCGAAGGAACGGAGACCGTGCTCGTCGCCGAAGATGAACCGGGAGTCAGAAGTCTGGTGCGCGACTCGTTGCGATTGAAAGGCTATACCGTGCTGGAAGCCGGCAATGGGACGGAGGCCTTGGCTCTGGCTGAACGACACTCGGGACCGATCCATCTTCTGCTCACCGACGTGATCATGCCGCAGATGAACGGGCGGGAACTGAGCGAACGGCTCAAGGCGCGAAGGCCCGGCCTCAAAGTGTTGTTCATGTCCGGCTATACGGACGACGCGGTTCTCCGGCACGGGGTCGTCACCGAGGACCTGCCATTCATTCAGAAACCCTTCACCCCTTCGGCCCTGGCGGGCAAGATGCGAAACGTACTTGATGCTCGCGATGCGAAACCGGCCTCCGCGATTCGGTAG